TTCCATGTTTTTTAATTGAAGAAGATTTGAATTTAGCCAGTGGATTATTCGCTATGCGGTTTGATGGAAAATTCATAACCCTAGAAGGGATAGAAGGCACCGGCAAGTCGACTCAAATGTCATTTATTGCGAAAGAGTTATCCGGGCGAGGTCTGGATGTGCTAACTCTTCGAGAGCCGGGTTGTACGAAGATCGGCGAGAAGATCAGGAATCTATTGCAATATGATGAGGAGTGCGGCCATATGTTGCCGGAGACAGAGTTGCTCCTTTTTGAAGCTAGCAGAGCCCAATTGGTCCGGGAAGTGATTACTCCGGCCCTTGGCGCAGGTTCCTGGGTTGTTTGTGATAGATTTTTCGATTCCACCACGGCCTATCAGGGGGCCGCCAGGAAATTGCCCATGCCCATAATTGAATCTTTAAATTCTTTTGCAGCAGATGGTTGTGTGCCAGATATGACGATCATCTTCGATATGGATCCGGCATTGAGTTTAGGACGCTTGGTTGGCCGAAACGTTGATTTGGATAGAATAGAGACCGAGGATTTGGGATTTTTTTCGTTGATTCGGAAAAAATATCTCGAGATGGCTAAGGATGATGGTAGATTCGTGGTTGTAGATGCATCCGTAGAAGCAGATACGCTTAGCAAAAAAATAATTGATGAAATCACGAGAAAATTTTTTTAATCTGGAAATCGGAAAAAATGTACTATCCATCGATCCGGATCGACTGGCCCAGGCGGTGATAGTTCATTGCGATGATATGTATTCTGCTATAAAAGCTTCTAGACAAATGGCCGAAGCTTTGCTTTCGGCGAGGTGCCATAGTAATCCTGATCTGTTTGAGCTTAGGCCCATGGGTAAAGGAGGCTTGATAAAGGTCGAGCAGGTCAGAGGCTTGATATTAGAGCTACAGAAATCGCCCTATTCTTCGAAGCGTAAGGTGGCGATTATCTATGAGGCCGATCGACTGGGAGCAGCTTCATCGAATGCATTGTTAAAAACCTTAGAAGAGCCGCCGATGGATTCGTCCATCATTTTGGTTACTGGAAAATATTTTAGTTTGCTAGCCACAGTGCGAAGTAGGTGTGGATTAATTCGGCTGCCTAAGGATTCTGATATGATTGTTAATAGATGCCTTATTCAGTGGCTTGATGGAATTTCTGATTGGGTTCGTTTATTGATCCAAGGAAGGCTATCATTGGAAGCCGGAATTGTTCATTGCTATCTGATTATTGATCAATTGGAAGAAGTTTTGGATTCTCTGGTGAAAGAATTTGTTAAAGGAAATAACCCTTCTACTCTTTCTGCTTCTTTTACTTTTTCTGATGGAGAAGATGTCGATAATGTCGCTGGAGATCAGCTAAAAATAGCCCAAAACAAAGTTTTTTCTGCGATGGAAATCCGATTATCTGAAATTTTTTATGCCATTGGAAATAATAAATTATTGTCAAGCTTCATAAAAGTCATAGAATCTCTAGAAAATGCTGCAAGAGCTACTGAGATGAATAGTAGCATGGCCGGAGCTCTGGAAAGCGTTTTATTATTGTGTTTAAAATACTTAGCCGAGGTAGGATATGACGAATGCGAGGTTTCGAGAAATAGTTCAGACATGGCTTGATTCCATAAATAATGTAAAAAACGAAGAGTTTACCATCGATGATACTGGTAGGTGTAAATTTTTTTTCAGAAATATGGAGTGCATTTTGGAAGTCCCCGATGGTAGCGACAGATTTTTCATATATGCGCCGCTGATGGAGGTGCCGAGCAATTCAGATGGACTATTATATTACGCGTTATCGCTGAATTTGTTTCAAATAGAAACCGTGGGTACGACTTTAGCCATCGATAGGTCGGCAAATTTTTTCGTACTGTCCTATCATGCCCTGATATCATCCATCGACTCTGAGAAGTTTCAAAAGCTGCTTGGGGCTTTTATTCATACTGCTCAAGCCATTAGTAAAAAACTGTTTAAAGAATGTAAACGCCAATCTGCCTAGAAAATTTGACTGGCTATGGAGGTAATGTTATGAGCGAAATTAATAGAATATGCCAAAATATAAGAAATCTGAAAAATACCGCAGCTGTGGGCCATGGTGAGATGTGTGGAAAAATTAAGATTGATACTAATGAGGTAACAGTTTCAGTCAAACAGAATTCGAAAGTTGCGGCATTTTTCAATAAAAAATTTAATACGACCTTTGGTATAAAATATTCTTTCGTTGCTATTGACGGTAGGAAAAGTAAGTCACTTACAAAAAAACAGGCTATGGAAATGTCGTCACAGGTTGTAACCCAAGGTAAAGTTATAGGCCTAATTGATAAATATGAAAACACTTCAGATCATAAATCTAAAAGTGAAATTATGGATCAATTATCGGCAGAATATGAAGCATTAAGTAAAATTGAGCCTAAATCTAAATTGCAAAACGATACCATCAATAAGATAGTGGATTTTATTAAACCTATAGCATATGAAATGACTACAGTTGGTTTTGCGGCGCAATATGCGACAAAACCAGAGGTTTTTAAAGCCTTAATAAAGCCAGGTGAATATCCTTCGATAGATAGGCTTGTCAGTAAAGGAATAGGCGAGGAGGAAAAGCCTATTGAGATTGGTGAATATATGGATGCAAATAGTATGTATGATGCATATGATAAAAGGTCTGTTACATATGAAGGTAAAGAGATTACAGCTTACTATTGCTATAAAAAAGAGCTATTGGATCCTGACTCCAAAGCACTGCCAAAGCTAGTTTTAGATACTTCGTGTGAATTAGAAAGTATTGACCATCAAAGCGGGAAATTAATAAGAGGGAGGAAAACTGATAAAAACAAGGAAGGAATGCTAGCAAAAGATGTTTTGTCTGGTTTTGTTGAGATATATAAACGTGCCGAGGATTCGACAGAAAAATCTATAGAACTGGCTAAGATAGCAAATTCCATTGATCATTCACTTCAGCAACATGTAGTGTATGGCAAACCTGCAAATGTTTCTGCTACAGTGGCCCAATATGTTACTAGGCCTGTGGAATATAAAAAGAACGGAATTAAGCATATCGCAGAACAGATGCGAAATTTGTGCAAAGAGGTTGGAACCGAAAGAGGCTTTACGAATGATGAAAATGCCACAATTAAAAAAGTAGCTGAAATTATTGGCCAAGATGCAGTTGATAAAATTATAGATGAAGAAATTTCAAAGAAAAAGGAAGTGCCATTGTGAGATCATTGCAAAATTGCCATCATCTGGCGATTATCATATCTCGCCAATGATTTATATTTGCACAATTTATGCAAAATTATAAAATCTATGTAGAGCAGAGAGATAATTTGCCTTCCCAGTGGAATGTAAACGTCAACCTGCTTAGAAAATTTGACTAACTATGGAGGTAATATTATGAGCGAAATTAATAGAATAAACCTAAGCCAAATGATAAGAAATCTGGGCAATGCTGCAGTTAAAGGCAGTGGTAAGGAGGTCAAGCAGTCCATTAGGTTTAAGACTAATGAGGGTGAGACTAAGAAGGCTAGTATGGTAACAATTTCAGCCACGCAGAGTTCAAGAATTGCGGCATTTTTTAATAGAAGATTTGGTACGACCTTTGGCGTAAAGTATTCCTTCGTTGGTCTTGACAATAGGAAATGTGAGTCACTCACGGCGAATCAGTTAAAAAATGAATTTAAAAATGAAGTGAATAATTTTAAACAAGATTTAAAGACGGAAAACCAATAAAATACAACAAAATTAAATATGCCTATGAATGATCTTCATAGTTATATGAATAACAGCCATAGAAGAATTATTCACATGGAGCGTTCTGTCACTGCTATTGTAAATTTTTTAGAAAACAATGGTGTAAGGCAAATAGATAAAGAACGGGGTTATGATATTGGGAAAGAATGGGCTCAGAATTCGATTAGAACTGTATTTGATGCTGAAGAAGGAAATAAAATTATTAATGGAATAATAGAAAATCAGTACATCAGTAAAACGGAAGAATGCGCATTAGCGGCGCTAAAAGATATAAACAATGAGCTGACTAAAATTCAGAATATGCTGAACTCTCAGCCGATTGGAGATGAAAAAAATGTCGTCATTCAAATTAAAAGCGGCTCTGGATGGAATCGTACTATTCTGGTTGGGAATGCGGCTGAGCTGACCAATAAAAATATTAAACATTGCAAGGAAATTTTGAATAAATATAACATCTGACAATGCGGGCCAGCATGGCGAGATCATTGGCTAGTAAATTGCTAAACATCATAGAGATTCCATAATTTCTAAAAAATGAATTGATACAATTTTCCTTGCAAAGAGGCTGTAAAATCATAAAATAAAAAAAGTTTTAGGGTCCATCGGAAGCATATTTTAGGGATAAATAGTTAACCGAAAAATTTTTAGGAAATCCCTGATTGGATATCGGTCTGCCGTTGACCTGTGGTAATATTATAAACAGGAGGATAGGATGAAAGATGTCGACACAAACTCTCTCAAGTCAAATAAAGGTAGCAATGAAGCTAGCCAAATGACAATGAATAAAGATAGCGAGAAAATAATCAATGCTAAGGTAAATAATGACGTGGGCAAAGGGAATACAAATGGTGTAAATGTTTCTGTAATAAAAAATGGCAACATTTTTCAACGAATTGTTAATGGAATTTTCAAAACAGATTTCGGCGTAAAATATAATCTAACCAAAATTGGTTTTAATCGTGCGAAATATAATATCAGCAATGTTAAACTTAG
This window of the Puniceicoccales bacterium genome carries:
- the tmk gene encoding dTMP kinase translates to MRFDGKFITLEGIEGTGKSTQMSFIAKELSGRGLDVLTLREPGCTKIGEKIRNLLQYDEECGHMLPETELLLFEASRAQLVREVITPALGAGSWVVCDRFFDSTTAYQGAARKLPMPIIESLNSFAADGCVPDMTIIFDMDPALSLGRLVGRNVDLDRIETEDLGFFSLIRKKYLEMAKDDGRFVVVDASVEADTLSKKIIDEITRKFF
- a CDS encoding CesT family type III secretion system chaperone; its protein translation is MTNARFREIVQTWLDSINNVKNEEFTIDDTGRCKFFFRNMECILEVPDGSDRFFIYAPLMEVPSNSDGLLYYALSLNLFQIETVGTTLAIDRSANFFVLSYHALISSIDSEKFQKLLGAFIHTAQAISKKLFKECKRQSA